The DNA region CCTCTCCGATGTGGACGGTCTTGACCGGGACGACCTTCTTCTTCACAGACTTGCGCTGTGGACTGGCCATTGTGGTGCTCTCCTTCTGAGAAGCCCGGCTCTCGCCGGAATGTGCCTGTCCCTACCCCATGCGGGGCGCGGAACCTGACGATGGATTGATGGAATGTGGGGGTTGCCTCGCACGAGGCAACATGGATCAGAATGGGGGTTCCTCGCTGCTGGCCTGGCCCCAGACGTCCGTACCGCCGCCGCGGTTGTCATTGGTCTGGTCGTAGGACACGTAGGATCCCTGGCCCTGGTTCTGGCTCTGCCCGCCGCCGTTGAACGACTGGCTTGCACCATTGCCGAAACCTTGGTTGTTGCCGCCGAAGGAACCCCGTCCCCCGCCCTGACCGGACGGATTTCGGGTCACCGATGCCGAGGCGTACCGCAGTGAGGGGCCCACTTCCTGGACGTCGATCTCATGATTGGTACGACGGCTGCCGTCGCGGGCCTCGTAACTGCGTGCACGCAGATTGCCCTGGACGATGACTCGCATGCCCTTCGACAACGACTCGGCGACGTTCTCGGCATACTGCCGCCACACCGAGCAGTTGAGGAACATGGCTTCGCCGTCCCGCCACTCGTTGGTCTGGCGATCAAAGGTGCGCGGCGTCGAGGCGACCGTGAAGTTGGCCACGGGAACCCCGGACGGGGTGAAACGCAGTTCAGGATCGGCGGTGAGGTTGCCGATCACGGTGATGGATGTTTCTCCTGCCATGTGAGACTCCGAATCAGAAAGGCGTGGATCGATGGGTCACTCACGTGACTCCGTTGGTTCCATGTCTACCCGACTGGTGAGACAGTTTCTTGTCAAACTTCATCGACCAGCAGGTCCACACGGCAACCAGGTGCCCGGTAGTCGCAGCGGGCGTCCTCTCACGTGAGGGGTTGCTCAGTGAATCTCCGGACGCATGACCTTGGTACGCATGATCTTCTCGTCAATGGCGAAGAGACGATCAATCTCCTGAACCGTCGCCGGCTCACAGGTCACGTTGAGGACGACATAGATCGCCTCGGACTTGTTCTGAATCTCATAGGCCAAGCGACGCTTGCCCCACACGTCGACCTTGTCGACGGTTCCCTTCTCGTCGGTGACAACCTTCAGGTACTTCTCCATGACGGAATCGACCTGGCGCTCTTCGACGGTGGGATCGATAAGGATCATGACCTCGTACTTACGCATACGCTGACTCCACCTCCTCTGGTCTCTGCGGCCACGGGTACGTCCCGTGGCAGGAGGGCGTAATGCCTGTCACCCCAGTTGGCCGGTGTGACATCGACGTCAATACAGGACGCCGAGCTTTCACTATATCTGCTCAGGCCCCGTGGACCAAGCCGAGGGGACGGCCTCGACCAACGAAGCAGATCCCCGGTGGCGACGAAAAACAGACGACGAATGAGGTCGACCGTCTCAGCGTCGACGTTCCGGACCGGGAATGAGGATCTCCCCCGCCTCGCGCCAAGCCAGCAGACCGCCGGTGATGAAATCGGCTCGAAAACCTTGCTCCCGCACTGCATGGGCCAGATGCCCGGAGCGCAGTCCCGTGTCGCACATCAGCACGAAATGCGGGTCCGGCTCCGCCAGAGGGTCATCGGCCCAGACGGCCGACATCGGGTCGGAGAGCAGCTCCTTGGGACCCACCCGTCGGGCGCCGGGGGCATGGCCAGCCTCGAACTCACCCACGGTTCGCACGTCGACGAGAACCCCACCCTTCGACAGGGCGGTCAGTGCGGTGGGCACGTCAATGCCATCGGAGGGCATGCCGTGATTGGTGAGGAAATTGCGCAGTCCCATGGGTGAAAGTCTACGAGAGTGCGGAAGGCGGGGGTCTGGCGGGAATTTTTGTCATTGCCTGACGGGGGCGCAGAGGGGCAGGCGCACAGCCCTACCCCCCACCCCTGGAGTCCCGCACCCACGTGGACACGGTCGGAAAGCCATGGGGGTCGGGGTGGACGTGGTCCTTGCCCCCGCACCCCACGTGGGCACGATTGCCCAGAGGTGAGCGAGGGGAAGCAGGCACCCTTGGTCAGGTCCCGGTCGCAGGGGCTGGCCCGTTCGTGGGGAGATCGGGCTGAAGAGCTTCCCTGGCCTGCCCCACCCGGGAGCCGGGCCCGAACCACGGATCGAAAATCATCTCATGTTGCCCGCAACCCCAACCGGAGTTCTTCGCTCAGGCTCGGCCCCATGTGATGCTCAGTGACGCTGTCCGTTGGACCCGCCGTCCTTGTGCACCCTGCCGTTCCTGCGAGCATCCTTGCCGGCACCGCCCTTACGTCGGATGGCGATCTTGGAGTACATCTCCTCAATCACACCGGTGAATCGTTTCTCCACCTCACGACGGCGCACCTTGAGGGTCGGGGTGAGCAGTCCGTTGTCGGTGGTGAACTCGTCCCACAGCACGCTCAGATCCCGAATCTGCTCCTGGTGGGGCAGTTTGGCACTCAGCTCGGCCACCCGCCTGCGGATCTCCTCGGCCAGTTCCGGGCTGCGCAGTTTCTCGTTGGCCGACAGGCTCGTGATGTGCAGGCGCTCGGCCAGCTGCTCGACCTGCGGCAGGGACGGTTTGACGAGCAGGGTGAGGCAGGGGCGATTGTCGCCCAGGATCACGGCCTGTTCGAAGAGCGGGTCCTTGAGCAGTTCGGCCTCGATCGGCTGGGGAGCGACGTTCTTGCCGTTGAGGGTGACGATGATGTCCTTGAGCCGGTCGGTGATGAGCAGGTAGCCATCCTCGTCCAGACGTCCGACATCGCCGGTGCGCAGCCACCCGTCGTCGAACGCGGCCTCGGTGGCCTCCGGCTGGTTCCAGTAGCCCTTCATGACGTTCTTGCCCCAGTACTGCACCTCGCCGTCGTCGGCGATGCGGATCCTGGAACCGTGGATCGGGCGCCCCGCGGTACCGAACTTGTGGGCTGCCGGGCAGTTGAAGCTCACCAGTGGGCTGGCCTCGGTGAGTCCGTAGCCCTGACTCACGAGGATCCCACAGGCCGCGAAGAACTCCTCAACCTCCTTGCGCAGTGGGGCACCGCCGGCGGCCAGCACCTTCTTGGGGCCACCGACGGCGTCCCGAATGGAGTGCAGCACCAAAGCGTCAGCCAGCTTGTGCTGCACCTTGAGAATGCGCCCGGGGGTGCCGCCGGCCTCACCGACGTCCCACCACTGCTTGCCCACCTGCAACGACCAGTCGAAGATCCGCTTCTTGGCCGGGGAGTCGGAGACCTTCTCCTGGGCCACCGTCATGACCTGCTCATAGAGCTTGGGAACACTCACGAACAGCGTCGGACGCACCTCGGCGAGCATCGAACCGACCGTCTTGGGATTGGTGACGAAGGTGTTGAGGCAGCCGTGGCTGATGAGCGTCATCGACCAACCCCACTCATAGGCGTGGGAGAGGGGCAGGAAGCACAGCGAGTGGTCGGTGGGCTGGAAGTCGAAGAAGGCGTCGAGCGACGCGATCTCGGACAGCACACCCTCGTGGGTGAGCATGACCCCCTTGGGGGAACCCGTGGTCCCGGAGGTGTAGATGAGGGCAGCGACGTCGTCGGGTCGAGCCTGATCCATCCGCTCGGCGACAATCGCGTCGAGCTGGGCACGATGATCCTGCTGCGCGTCACGGACGGGGCCGGCGGGCTGGTCGGTGATGGACGCCTGGACGACACTGGGCCGATCACTGCTGGACGAGCCCTCCGAGCGTTCATCTCGCTGTCGGTCTTCTCCTGGCTCTGACTGCCCCTTCCCCGGGTGCTCGGCGACGCGGGCCGTCTGCGAGGGCTGCGCGTCAGACGCGACGGCAGGCCACCGCGAACCATCTGACGTCAGCGCCCCGGAGTCGTCCAGTCCACCACCAGCCACCAGATCGGCGAAGGAGATCGTGGCGATGGCAGGATCGTCGGGCAGGTCACCGTCGAGGACGATGATTCGTTCCAGGCTCGGCATGCGGTCGGCTACGCTCAAGGCGCGCTGTGCCAAGGATTTGTCGGCGACGGCCAGCACCCGCACCTGCGCGTCGGAGATGATGTGGACGATCTGCTCGGGGGTGCTCGTGGGAAAGATCGGCACCGGGATCGCGCCGACCGTCAATGCCGCAAGATCCAACTCGAGCCACTCCGGGCAGTTGTGGGCGAAGATCGAGATACGATCGCCGCGGCACAGTCCGTCGTCGGTGACGAACCCCGGATCGACCAGGCAGCGGGCGACGGCGTCCACCCGACGCCCCAGCTCGGCGTAGGTGTGCAGCACCCATTCCCCGTCACGGCGTACCCGGGTGGCCGGACGGAAACCGTGCTGGGAGCGCGTGCGGGCGAACAGATGCGCCAAGTGGTTGACGGCCAATTCCTGCGTCATCACTACTCCTGACCGCAGAGCGAATTCATGGCATCCATCCTACGGCCACTGGCGGTCTGACCGGTGGCCAACCAGGAATGTGACCACGCCAGACGGGCGGCAGCACGGTCGCACGCAGACCTTCCCCAGCCCTGTTCCAGCCACCAGCTCACCACTTCGACCACGGCAACCTCCCACGCCACTCGTTGCACAGAACTGTCCATTCCGGCAGCTCTCCGCCTTGCAATGCATGGCAGCTCACGATGGCGGTGAAAACGCGAGTGTGGTGGAGCAATCCTTCCCAAGGAACCCGACCTGACAGCGAGCCTCGGCAAATCTGTGTGGCCGTGGGCAGCCTCCGCCCGGAAAGTCTCGATTGCCATCAGTACGTTCTCCCCAGCGCCCCTCCAGGAGCCCACGCACAGGGGCCAAACGCCAGCGTGACACTCCATGGGGGACGGGCCAGGAGCCCACAGGGGCCTGACCATCTCTTCCGAGGGGCGTGAAGCCAAGACCAAGTGCCCCCGGCGAAAACGACCTTGCGCACGGTGCCCGGGCCACGGACAATCCCTGCCCGGTGAGACCCCAGTCCCGCCCGGTGAAATTCGACAACTCAATCAGGTCAGCGCCGCTCAGCAGGAGATGGGTGGAGCCGCCGGGTGTGACCGAACCAGCACGATGCAGGTCAGAACTCGATGCGCCGGACCAGAGCTTGCGAAAAATACCGCCCGCGCTGGCTGCAGTCACGAACGGGACGCACACCCCGGTCTGGTGACATTTTTGTTCACTGCCGCCTCAGGACCTGCTCGATCCACTCGACATCGGCTCGGCGATCTGGCTCGTCACCCGGGGTCTCCACCACCGTCGGGGCATCGGCGGCAGCAATGACCTCGCCCAATGCCTGCGGATCGATCTGCCCCTGCCCGAGGTTGGCGTGCCGATCACGTCCGGATCCCGCAGCCCCCTGGGAGTCGTTGGCGTGCACCAGGTCGATGCGTCCGGTGATGGCTCGGATGTCATCAACGAGCGTGTTCATGTCCAGACCGGCGGCAAACGCATGACAGGTATCCAGGCAGAATCCGACGTTCTCGGCACCCCGTGCCGCCCCGATCGCCTGCCAGGTGCCGGTGAGTCGCTCCAGGGTGCGAGCCATGGCGTTCTCCCCGCCGGCAGTGTTCTCCACCAGCAGCGGCACCGGGAAGTCGAATCCGTCGATGGCCTTGCGCCAGTTGTCCTGCCCCTTCTCGATCGGCTCACCCTGACGCACGTGCCCGCCGTGCACGACGACACCGATCGCCCCGATCTCAGCTGCGGCGTCAAGGGTCTGCTGGACGAGTTTTCGACTCGGGATACGGATCCGGTTGTTGAGTGAGGCGAGGTTGATGACGAACGGGGAATGGACCACCACGGTGACACCGGCCTTCTGCGCCGCCTCCCGGACGGCTTGGGCCCCGCCCGGGTTGTCGAAGCGTGGCTTCTTCCACGACTGGGGATCCGAGACCGTCACCTGGGCCAGATTGCCCACGACACGACCACCAAGGACGTCGTCCAGACTGACGTGGGAACCGATGGGATGAGCACTCATGGGCCAAGACTAACCAGAGAGTCCTCGGCTGCTGTGGTCTGAGGAAGCAAGCTGCCGTAGATTGGTGGTCATGGCAACGAGCATGGTCACGGGCGGCACGTCGGGAATTGGCCGGGAGTTCGTCACCCAGCTGGCGTCACGGGGCGACGACATCGTCATCGTCGCCCGGGACACCACTCGGATGGCGCAGATCAAGGAGCAGATCGAGGCCCGCTACGGAGTGAGCGTGGAGACGATCCAGGCCGACCTCTCCAACCGACACGACGTGGCCTCGGTGGCGGAGCGTCTGGAAGACCCGGACAGCCCCATCGACCTGCTCGTCAACGACGCCGGTTTTGCCGTGCACGCCAAGATCCTCGATCCCGACTCGCTGGAGTTGCAGAATCGCGCCTTCGAGGTGATGTGCCGCGCCGTTCTGGAGCTGTCGGCGGCGGCAGGGCGTGCCATGGTCTCCCGCGGGCACGGTGCCATCCTCAACGTCTCGAGCTCCAGCGCGTGGATCAACACCGGCAACTACTCGGCCCTCAAGGCCTGGGTGCTCACCTTCACCGAGGGCCTGGCCAACGAGCTGCACGGCACCGGCGTGCACGCCATGGCCCTGTGCCCCGGCTGGGTGCACACCGAGTTCCACTCCCGTGCCGGGGTGACGGCCAACCACCTTCCGGACTTCTTCTGGATCCCGGCCGACGTGCTGGTGCGCGAGGCCCTGGCCGATCTGGACCGCGGCAAGGTGGTGAGCGTGCCGACCCCGCTGTGGAAACTGTTCATCGCAGTGGCCAGTCACGCCCCGCGCTCAGCAATGCGGTTCCTCTCCCGCACCCTGAGTTCCAGTCGTGACAAGGACGACCACCCGCAAACGACGAATTCCCCCACCACGCACAACGCTCCCTCCACACACAGCACCGAGGCCTGACCCATGAGACATGACATGGGGGCCAAGCCAACCAAGTCTCGAGGGCGCTACACCAGCACTCTGTCAGCAGTGAGCCGGGAGGCCGCCAACCTGCTGCTGCTCAAGCCGCTGGTGTGGCGTCTCACCGATGTCACCGTGCACGGAGTTGCCAATCTGGATTCCCTGGACGGTGCCTACATCGTCGTGGCCAACCACTCCTCGCACCTGGACACACCGCTCATCTTCGGGTCGATGCCACGTCGGCTGTCGAAGTACTTGGCAACCGGGGCAGCTGCCGACCACTTCTTCACCAACTGGCTACACGCCATCACACCGGTGATGTTCTTCAATGCCTTTCCGGTCGATCGAGGCAAGGGCAAGGCTCGGGTGGCCACTCGAGGGACCACCGCGCATGGGATGGCCGGGTCCCTGCTCACCGACGGCGTGCCGCTGCTCATCTTCCCGGAGGGCACCCGGTCCCGCACCGGCGCCATGGGGACGTTCAAGCCCGGAACAGCCGCCCTGTCGATCTCGCGTGAGGTGCCGATCATCCCGGTGGCCATCGTTGGCGCCTTCGCCGCCATGCCCAGCGACAGCGGGCTGCCCAAGGGGCGTCCGCCGGTTCACGTCGTCTACGGACATCCGATGGAACCGGCCCCTGGTGAGATCGCCCACAAGTTCTCCGAACGAGTGCGCCGTCAGATCATCGAGTTGCATGACCAGACCGCCAGGGCATACGGGATGCCCACCCTTGCCGAATACGCCCGCACCCTCGCCCTGGAACGGTCGACGACGAAACCTGCCGGTGAGGAGCCCCATTCCGGGTGAGATCGACGACACGCCGACCGTCGTCGACAGGGATGGTTGAAGCTACTTCCGGCCACTCGTCCCAGAGCCGTCCGGGCACCGACCTTCACCTTGGCATTGCCCAGACCAAGCCGCCTTCACCCCCCCAAAAAATCGTAAGGAGCCCACGATGAACGCCAAGGAGCCGCACAGACGAGTGGTTGCCGATCAACACATCATCTCGGTGAATCGCCGGGTCAGCGTCGACGGGCTCGACGAGTTCATCGACGAGGCGATGAACGGCATGGCGCGACTGCTGGAGGGCAACGGGTACCCGTTCGTCATCTACCACGATGGCCTGACGGTGGATTCCCCGGGAACCGTGGAGGTGTGCCAGCCCATCGACCCCGATTTCGGGCGTCGACTGGAGCTGCCCGAGGGAATCATTCGGCGGGTGGAGCCGGAGCATGTGGAAGCGTGGGTGACGGTGAGCCGGGCTGAGCTTGCCTTTCCCGAGATCGACGAGATCTACGCCGGCCTGGATGCCGACCTCACCGATCGCGGTTGGCAGCGCAACGGCGCTCCCCGCGAGGTGTATTGGGGTGAGTGGAACGATGCCGCCATCGACGATCCCACCTGCGACGTCTGCTTTCCCGTGGTGCCATACCCCGACGAGATGTGATGTGACTCGGAGACGCCATCTGCACAGCGTTCCCCTGCCGCTCACCCCAGAATCCGCTGACCACCCCAGAACCAGGCTGGATCAAGCACCGGCACTGGTGAGTACAGGGTTCGATGAACACAGGACCTGGTGCACACAGGGCGCGGCCTCAACAGAATCCGCACCTTCGGGTCGTCTCCCACAGGATCTGATGCGCACAGGGCACGGGGTCGAAAACCCAGAGCACGAAAATCCCAGCACGCCGTCCTTCGCGTCACTCAGATGCCTCGCCCACCCCTCGCCTGACAAAAATGTGCACGCCGCTGGCAAAGCCCCATTGTTCAGAAACAACACTGTCAGACACAACTCCCCCACGACTCAAACACAGCAGCCTCCAACCACGCACTGACCAATCCCGGTGCACAAAAATCACAGCTCACCGGTGCCACAGTCCCTCATCTGACTCATCCACCGCTCGCCTGACAATTTTGTGCATCCACCACGGACCTCACTCCCAGACTCCATGAGCTTTCCGGCTCCACCACCCTTTTCGATCAGCCGCGTCCCGCCTCGTGGCATCCGGGTGCACAAAACTCTCGGCTCGCGAGCTCGCTGGGCACCCATGAACCCCGTATGGTTGAGGGGTGACGATTCAGGTACGACGTATCTCTGCCGATCAACATCTGGCTTTTCTACAGGACTGGGCGAGCCCGGGGTCGCAGGCATGCGAAACGGTGAGTTTCCTACAGACCCCTGCTTGGGCGCAGGTGAAAACCGACTGGCGCTCTGAGTCCATCGGAATCGTGCGGGACGGCACCGAACTGCTTGGTGTCGGCCTGGTGCTCTACCGTCAGGTGCCCAAGTTGCACCGCTACCTGGCCTACCTGCCCGAGGGCCCGGTGGTGGACTGGTCCTCCCCTGAGCTGCCAGAATTCCTCACCGCCCTGCGCAGCCACGTGAAGTCTCGCGGCGCCTTCGCCCTGCGCATCGGCCCCACCCTGCCACATCGCGTGTGGGCCAAGGACACCATCAAGGCGGCCATCGCCGACGAGTCCGTCACGGCACTGTCCGAGGTGCCTACCGACCGGACGAACCGCCGAGCAACCTACCTGACCAACCAGCTGCGCCACCTGGGGTGGCGTCCACCAAAGGATGAGCAGGGATTCGCCGCCGGCCAACCCAAGTTCAACTTCCAGCTGCCCCTCGTGCGGTGGAAGGACGGCGAGCGGGTGCGTCTGAGCGAGGACGAGGTGCTGGCTGGAATGAATCAGCTGTGGCGCCGAAACATTCGCAAGGCCGCCAAGAAGGGCGTCGAGGTGGTCACCGGTGGTCGGGACGACCTGGCTGCCTTCCACACCGTCTATCTGGAGACTGCCGAGCGCGACGGTTTCACCCCACGTCCGCTGGAGTACTTCGAACACATGTGGGACGCCCTCAATGCCGAGGATCCCGATCGGATGCACGTCTACCTGGCTCGCCACGAGGGCGACGTCGTCGCCGCGACAACGTGGATCCACGTGGGCCGGCACTGTTGGTACTCCTACGGCGCCTCCACCAACGCCAAGCGCGAGGTACGCGGGTCGAACGCCATCCAGTGGCAGATGATCCAGGACGCGATGGCGGTCGACGCCGATGTCTACGACATGCGCGGCATCACCGAGGGATTGACCGCCGACGATCCCGAGCTCGGCCTCATCAAGTTCAAGGTGGGCTCGGGCGGGCAGGCCGTGAGCTACATCGGCGAGTGGGACCTCGTCATCGATCCACTGCTCTACAAGGCCTTCGACCTCTACATGGAGCGGAGGAGCCGATGAGTCTCGTCATGCACGTCGATACCGCAGCCTGGCGTTCGCACCAGGGTGCCGTTCTGGCCGGCGACCGGCTGACCGTACCGGTGATCAAGGGCAATGGTTACGGGTTCGGGCTGGAGCGGCTGGCTGGTGAGGCGGCACGTCTGACGGCGGACGTCGTCGCCGTGGGGACGGCCGGTGAGGTCGCGGCAGTGCGCGCCGGCGGGTTCACCGGCGATGTCGTCGTGTTGACGCCGTGGCGGCCCGGCGACCCGATCGTCGAGCAGATGTTGGACGAGGCCGCCCAGAGTGGTTCGGGGTCATCATGACGGTCTCGCGGGTAGCGGACGCCCAGGCGCTGGCTGACTCACGCCCCGGACTACGGGTGATACTGGAGGTCCTCACCTCGATGCTGCGCTTCGGGCTGGCACCCCAGGAGTTCCGTCATGCTGTGACCGTCTGCCAGGACCGCTTGGAGATCGTCGGCTGGACGATCCACCTGCCCATGACAGGTGAGCACCTGCAGGAGGCCACCGATCTTGCTACCTCGGCCGTGGCGGCCTGCAAGGTCCCGTTGTGGGTCTCGCACCTGGACGACGACGAGCTCGACGTGCTGCGTCATCGGATGCCGGTGACGGTGCGACGCCGGGTCGGTACGCATCTGTGGCTGGGTGGCACGGATGCCTACCGTTACACCTCGAGTGTCACCGACGTGCACCAGGTGAGCCGTGGCGAGCGGGTGGGCTACTGGCAGCGCGCCGTTCCCGATCCGCGTGGCGGCCAGGTGGTCGTCGTCGACGGGGGCACGAGCCACGGGGTGGCGATGAGCGCCCCGACCCCGGGCGCTTCGGTGCGCCAGCAGCTCACGGCTGCTGCGGGTGGTCTGCTCAACGCCTCCCGGCTGGCCCTGTCACCGTTCAGCGTTGGGGGACGCAAACGGTTCTTCGTCGAACCACCCCACATGCAGGCCAGTCTGGTCTGGGTGCCGGGTGGGGTGAGCGTCGCCGTGGGTGACGAGATCGACGTCACGATGCGTGCCACCACGGCCACCCCGGACGCGATCGTCCTGGAGTGACCGGCCACTCATTGCCTCGGGGCCAACGCACGTCCGGTGAGGCCGTCCAGCCCACCGACCCTCTACAGCTCAGGTGATTTGCGGAGCGGAACGGCTCGCCACTCGTGCACGAGGCGAGGCACCCCTGCCAGAACGTGTCCAGTCACACTGGCTCTCGCACCCAGTGGTGCCGCCCTGAGAATCGAAGGATCACAGGACTCGACCGGATCATGCTCGCGCCCCCACGACACACGTCCGGTGCTGCACTTGGGGCCTGACCTATTCTGTGCCAGTCGCGCCCTTTGCCCCTACGCCCCCGGTGAGCCCAGCACTCATTCACCAGTTGGGACGCGAAGCTTTCCTGCGCCCACGCCTGATGAACCTGTGGGTCGACAGACAACCGGCCTGCGTCTACCTCGGTACTCCCGTGCCTCAAGAGAGGGGGACCGTCCAGTGGCGCTCTCGCGGTCATGGAAGAGGATGCCGCCACTGGCACTTGACGGCTCGGCATGTCACCGACGACCCGATGGCCACCAAGTGGCCCCATCCTCTGCCCAGGGGCAGCTGCCAATCACGAATTGCTGGGCCCGAAATCAGGGCCAGTCACGATGTCGGATCGCAAAATCCGGGGCCGCCCCACGCAGGGCAGCCCCGGATTCACATGTCACTCGGTCGAACCGGACCGCAGCCGATCAACCG from Cutibacterium granulosum includes:
- a CDS encoding alanine racemase — encoded protein: MSLVMHVDTAAWRSHQGAVLAGDRLTVPVIKGNGYGFGLERLAGEAARLTADVVAVGTAGEVAAVRAGGFTGDVVVLTPWRPGDPIVEQMLDEAAQSGSGSS
- a CDS encoding rhodanese-like domain-containing protein; the encoded protein is MGLRNFLTNHGMPSDGIDVPTALTALSKGGVLVDVRTVGEFEAGHAPGARRVGPKELLSDPMSAVWADDPLAEPDPHFVLMCDTGLRSGHLAHAVREQGFRADFITGGLLAWREAGEILIPGPERRR
- the rpsF gene encoding 30S ribosomal protein S6 codes for the protein MRKYEVMILIDPTVEERQVDSVMEKYLKVVTDEKGTVDKVDVWGKRRLAYEIQNKSEAIYVVLNVTCEPATVQEIDRLFAIDEKIMRTKVMRPEIH
- a CDS encoding GyrI-like domain-containing protein; amino-acid sequence: MNAKEPHRRVVADQHIISVNRRVSVDGLDEFIDEAMNGMARLLEGNGYPFVIYHDGLTVDSPGTVEVCQPIDPDFGRRLELPEGIIRRVEPEHVEAWVTVSRAELAFPEIDEIYAGLDADLTDRGWQRNGAPREVYWGEWNDAAIDDPTCDVCFPVVPYPDEM
- a CDS encoding AMP-dependent synthetase/ligase, with amino-acid sequence MTQELAVNHLAHLFARTRSQHGFRPATRVRRDGEWVLHTYAELGRRVDAVARCLVDPGFVTDDGLCRGDRISIFAHNCPEWLELDLAALTVGAIPVPIFPTSTPEQIVHIISDAQVRVLAVADKSLAQRALSVADRMPSLERIIVLDGDLPDDPAIATISFADLVAGGGLDDSGALTSDGSRWPAVASDAQPSQTARVAEHPGKGQSEPGEDRQRDERSEGSSSSDRPSVVQASITDQPAGPVRDAQQDHRAQLDAIVAERMDQARPDDVAALIYTSGTTGSPKGVMLTHEGVLSEIASLDAFFDFQPTDHSLCFLPLSHAYEWGWSMTLISHGCLNTFVTNPKTVGSMLAEVRPTLFVSVPKLYEQVMTVAQEKVSDSPAKKRIFDWSLQVGKQWWDVGEAGGTPGRILKVQHKLADALVLHSIRDAVGGPKKVLAAGGAPLRKEVEEFFAACGILVSQGYGLTEASPLVSFNCPAAHKFGTAGRPIHGSRIRIADDGEVQYWGKNVMKGYWNQPEATEAAFDDGWLRTGDVGRLDEDGYLLITDRLKDIIVTLNGKNVAPQPIEAELLKDPLFEQAVILGDNRPCLTLLVKPSLPQVEQLAERLHITSLSANEKLRSPELAEEIRRRVAELSAKLPHQEQIRDLSVLWDEFTTDNGLLTPTLKVRRREVEKRFTGVIEEMYSKIAIRRKGGAGKDARRNGRVHKDGGSNGQRH
- a CDS encoding single-stranded DNA-binding protein; this encodes MAGETSITVIGNLTADPELRFTPSGVPVANFTVASTPRTFDRQTNEWRDGEAMFLNCSVWRQYAENVAESLSKGMRVIVQGNLRARSYEARDGSRRTNHEIDVQEVGPSLRYASASVTRNPSGQGGGRGSFGGNNQGFGNGASQSFNGGGQSQNQGQGSYVSYDQTNDNRGGGTDVWGQASSEEPPF
- a CDS encoding deoxyribonuclease IV, with the translated sequence MSAHPIGSHVSLDDVLGGRVVGNLAQVTVSDPQSWKKPRFDNPGGAQAVREAAQKAGVTVVVHSPFVINLASLNNRIRIPSRKLVQQTLDAAAEIGAIGVVVHGGHVRQGEPIEKGQDNWRKAIDGFDFPVPLLVENTAGGENAMARTLERLTGTWQAIGAARGAENVGFCLDTCHAFAAGLDMNTLVDDIRAITGRIDLVHANDSQGAAGSGRDRHANLGQGQIDPQALGEVIAAADAPTVVETPGDEPDRRADVEWIEQVLRRQ
- a CDS encoding lysophospholipid acyltransferase family protein, with amino-acid sequence MGAKPTKSRGRYTSTLSAVSREAANLLLLKPLVWRLTDVTVHGVANLDSLDGAYIVVANHSSHLDTPLIFGSMPRRLSKYLATGAAADHFFTNWLHAITPVMFFNAFPVDRGKGKARVATRGTTAHGMAGSLLTDGVPLLIFPEGTRSRTGAMGTFKPGTAALSISREVPIIPVAIVGAFAAMPSDSGLPKGRPPVHVVYGHPMEPAPGEIAHKFSERVRRQIIELHDQTARAYGMPTLAEYARTLALERSTTKPAGEEPHSG
- a CDS encoding SDR family NAD(P)-dependent oxidoreductase, encoding MATSMVTGGTSGIGREFVTQLASRGDDIVIVARDTTRMAQIKEQIEARYGVSVETIQADLSNRHDVASVAERLEDPDSPIDLLVNDAGFAVHAKILDPDSLELQNRAFEVMCRAVLELSAAAGRAMVSRGHGAILNVSSSSAWINTGNYSALKAWVLTFTEGLANELHGTGVHAMALCPGWVHTEFHSRAGVTANHLPDFFWIPADVLVREALADLDRGKVVSVPTPLWKLFIAVASHAPRSAMRFLSRTLSSSRDKDDHPQTTNSPTTHNAPSTHSTEA
- a CDS encoding lipid II:glycine glycyltransferase FemX, yielding MTIQVRRISADQHLAFLQDWASPGSQACETVSFLQTPAWAQVKTDWRSESIGIVRDGTELLGVGLVLYRQVPKLHRYLAYLPEGPVVDWSSPELPEFLTALRSHVKSRGAFALRIGPTLPHRVWAKDTIKAAIADESVTALSEVPTDRTNRRATYLTNQLRHLGWRPPKDEQGFAAGQPKFNFQLPLVRWKDGERVRLSEDEVLAGMNQLWRRNIRKAAKKGVEVVTGGRDDLAAFHTVYLETAERDGFTPRPLEYFEHMWDALNAEDPDRMHVYLARHEGDVVAATTWIHVGRHCWYSYGASTNAKREVRGSNAIQWQMIQDAMAVDADVYDMRGITEGLTADDPELGLIKFKVGSGGQAVSYIGEWDLVIDPLLYKAFDLYMERRSR
- a CDS encoding alanine racemase, whose product is MTVSRVADAQALADSRPGLRVILEVLTSMLRFGLAPQEFRHAVTVCQDRLEIVGWTIHLPMTGEHLQEATDLATSAVAACKVPLWVSHLDDDELDVLRHRMPVTVRRRVGTHLWLGGTDAYRYTSSVTDVHQVSRGERVGYWQRAVPDPRGGQVVVVDGGTSHGVAMSAPTPGASVRQQLTAAAGGLLNASRLALSPFSVGGRKRFFVEPPHMQASLVWVPGGVSVAVGDEIDVTMRATTATPDAIVLE